In the Populus trichocarpa isolate Nisqually-1 chromosome 1, P.trichocarpa_v4.1, whole genome shotgun sequence genome, one interval contains:
- the LOC112323301 gene encoding 30S ribosomal protein S10, chloroplastic, whose amino-acid sequence MAVVNSITATLTSIPSLTISTPLSFPCKTTKLSSFSLNNNAFKTNTTLIPSLSTSRVFAAPEALDSQTTLDPLPDTLDAPYSDTFQVEGSETPSSQSVSIAADADKMAPKQKIRIKLRSFWVKLIEDSCKQIMDAARTTNAKTMGPVPLPTKKRVYCVLKSPHVHKDARFHFEIRTHQRLIDILYPTAQTIDSLMQLDIPAGVDVEVKL is encoded by the exons ATGGCTGTAGTAAATTCAATCACTGCAACATTAACATCAATCCCTTCTCTTACAATCTCGACTCCTCTTTCATTTCCTTGTAAAACAACAAAgctctcttccttttctcttaaCAACAATGCCTTCAAGACGAACACCACCCTTATACCCTCCCTTTCAACAAGTAGGGTTTTTGCTGCTCCTGAAGCTTTGGATTCTCAAACCACTCTAGACCCACTTCCAGATACCCTCGATGCACCTTATTCTGATACCTTCCAG GTTGAAGGTTCTGAGACACCTAGTTCTCAGTCAGTCAGTATTGCTGCAGATGCAGACAAG ATGGCACCGAAGCAGAAAATTAGAATCAAACTAAGATCTTTTTGGGTCAAATTGATCGAGGACTCCTGCAAGCAGATAATGGATGCTGCAAGGACCACCAATGCAAAGACCATGGGTCCTGTGCCATTACCAACCAAGAAGCGTGTATACTGTGTTCTTAAATCCCCCCATGTGCACAAGGATGCAAGGTTCCATTTCGAGATCCGAACCCACCAACGTCTTATAGATATTCTGTACCCAACTGCACAAACAATCGATTCGTTGATGCAACTAGACATTCCTGCTGGAGTTGATGTAGAGGTCAAGCTCTGA